TGTTCAATGGCCTTATTTGCTATTAAATTGGCTCCATCAATATAATCCAAACGATTTTGTATTTTCTTGTAATAGGTTTCTATTTCAAGAGAATAAGCACCATCATTAAAATTTTTGAAATATCCTAAAGCGACTTGGTCCGCAATTTGAGGTTTGATAAAATTATCACTTGGTGTCCAAACATCTAAAGGAGTTGGTGATGACGTGTTAGAGATCAACTGCAAGTACTGAACCATTCTGTTGTAACTTGCTTTTACAGATTGATTGGTGTTGAGTTGGTACGAAAATGAAAACCGAGGCTCTAAGTTATTGAAACTTTGAATGATTTTGTTTTTCTCATAATATTTAGTTCCAATAGGGGTTGCTTTTTCATAGATCTGTAAATCTGAATTGAAAATCACAGGATTGTTATCCGCATATAGATTTATAGTTGATGCTCCTAAGCGGTAAAATAAACTATACCTAAGGCCATAAGAAACCGATATTTTATTTGAAATTTCTTGGTCTATATTTAAATAAGCTGCAGGCTCAAAAGCATATTTTTTATCTAATTGAGCAAAATTGATTCCTGAATCAGTTTCTGAAGGTTGGATTGTACCAGGATTAAAGTCATAAGAAATGGCATTTAAACCATAATTTAATTTGAATTTATCTGAAATATAATTTTTGAAATCGTATTTGATGTTGTAATTTTTTATACCAGAATCCCATTTGAAACCTACAAGATCCAAGTCCAATCCGTAATAATAATCACTATAAATCAGTGACAGATTTGAAAATAATTTATCAGAAAACAAATGGTTCCAACGCAAGTTTAGCGTTGCATTTCCATATGTATTCGTAAAACTTTTATTCAAACTAAACACATCGCGCCCAAAATATCCAGATAAATACAAACTATTATTTGAATTGAGTTTATAGCTCAATTTGGTATTTAAATCATAAAAATAAGCGGTGTTGTTTTTTTGATCTTTTGATAATTTTAGAAATAAATGTGCATAAGAACTTCTACCTCCAATAAGGAAAGATCCTTTGTCTTTTACGATTGGTCCTTCGGCTAAAAATCGGCTTGCAATTAATCCAATACCGCCATTCATATGGAATTTTTTACTGCTACCATCCTTTTGATAGATATCCAAAACAGATGATGCTCTTCCGCCAAAACGGGATGGAATTCCTCCTTTGTATAATTTCAAATCTTTAATGGCATCGGGATTGAAAACAGAGAAAAAACCAAATACATGCGAGGAATTGAATATTGTGGCTTCATCCAGCAATATTAGATTCTGGTCAGCACCTCCGCCACGAACATTAAATCCAGAAGCTCCTTCGCCAGCATTAGTAACGCCAGGAAGTAATAAAATAGATTTAAGAATATCAACTTCTCCAAGTACGACAGGCATTTTTTTAATAGTTGAAATGGAGAGTTTGTTAATGCTCATTTCTGGACTTCTGATGTCGCTTTTGAATTTGTTATCCTTAATTACAACTTCTTTTAATGCCATTTCATCAGCTAAAAGTTTGAAATTGTTTTTAGTATTATGGTCTAAATTTATGATTTCTTGTTTTGGTTGGTAGCCTAAATAGGAGATGTCAATGGTATAAGTTCCTTTTGGTATAGTTATAGAATAAAATCCGTATTCATTTGTGGTTACACCTGTTTTTAATTCTGAAATAATAACAGTAACTCCTATTAAGGTTTCGTTACTATTGGTGTCAGAAATTGTTCCACTAAGAGTAAATTTTTCTTGTGAAAAGCAAGATAAAGCGGAAAATAGAATGATGAATAAAAACAAATTTTCTTCGAAACCATTTCTTGATTTTTTTCTATTTTAAGTTTGGTAAATTTCAATATAAAAAGATTTAATTGTTGTCTAACAAACGTTAATTAAATGCGAAGATAAAAAAAAAGACAACCGTTTAGGGTTGTCTTTTAATATTTATAAGTTAAATACCGCAGGTTTATGCGATTTTAGCTAATATAGCATTGAATGTTCCGCTTGGACGCATTGCTTTGCTAGTTAATTCTGGATTTGGTTGGTAATAACCACCGATAGTTTGAGGTTTCCCTTGTGCTCCAATTAATTCCTCATTTATTTTAGCTTCATTTTCGTTAAATGCTGCTGCAATAGGAGCAAATATAGTTTGTAAAGCAGGCTCTTTGCTTTGAGCTGCTAATGCTTCTGCCCAATACATAGCCAAGTAAAAATGAGAACCACGAATATCGATTTGTCCAATTTTACGTGCTGGAGATTTATCATTTGCTAAGAATTTCTCCGTAGCAACATCCAAAGTTTCTGCTAAAACAATTGCTTTTGAATTGTTCAACGTTTGTCCTAAATGTTCTAAAGACGCTCCTAGTGCTAAGAATTCTCCAAGTGAATCCCATCTTAAATATCCTTCTTCTAAAAATTGCTCTACGTGTTTAGGAGCTGATCCACCTGCGCCAGTTTCAAATAAACCTCCACCATTCATCAAAGGAACAATAGAAAGCATTTTTGCAGAAGTTCCTACTTCTAAAATAGGAAATAAATCAGTTAAATAATCACGTAATACGTTTCCTGTTACAGAGATTGTATCTAATCCTTTGATAATTCTTTCTAAAGTGAAGTTTGTAGCTTCAATTGGATTAAGAATTCTGATATCTAAACCTGTAGTATCGTGATCTTTTAAATATTTTGTTACTTTTTCGATTAATTCTCTATCGTGTGCTCTGTTTTCATCTAACCAGAAAACAGCAGGAGTACTTGATAAACGAGCTCTATTTACAGCTAGCTTAACCCAGTCTTGAATAGGAGCATCCTTCGCTTGACACATTCTGAAGATATCTTTAGCTTCAACAGTTTGTTCCATCAAAACAGTTCCGTTAGTATCTACTACACGAACTTTACCATCTCCTTGAATTTGGAATGTTTTATCATGAGAACCGTATTCTTCTGCTTTTTGTGCCATCAAACCTACGTTTGGAACACTTCCCATAGTAGTTGGGTCAAAAGCACCATGTTTTTTACAAAAATCAATTGTAGCAGTATATACGCCAGCATAACATCTGTCTGGAATAATTGCTATTGTATCTTGTCTTTTTCCTTCTTTGTTGTACATCTGTCCAGAAGTACGAATCATTGCAGGCATTGAAGCATCCACAATTACATCTGAAGGGACATGAAGATTAGTAATTCCTTTTTCAGAGTTTACCATTGCTAATGCAGGACCGTTTTCAATTGCTTGATTCAATGCCGCTTCTACTTCAGCTTGTTTTGGGTTTCCTGCTATTTTAGCGTAAACATCACCTAAACCATTTCTAGTATCAATGTTTAACTCATTAAATAAAGTAGCATATTTTTCAAAAACAGCTGCGAAATATACTTCTACTATAGCACCAAAGATAATTGGATCAGACACCTTCATCATAGTTGCTTTAAGATGCACTGAAAGCAATACATTTTTCTCTTTGGCTTCGGCTATTGTTTTAGCAACAAAACTTTTCAAAGCATTTACATTCATTACTGAGCTATCAATAATTTCCCCAGCTTTCAATGGAGTACTTGCTTTCAAAACGGTAACTGAACCATCTTTTGCTACAAATTCTATTTTTACATCGGTAGGATTTGAAACAGTGATTGATTTTTCACTTCCGTAAAAATCGCCACTTTCCATAGCTGCAACCCGAGTTTTTGAGTCAGATGACCAAGCTCCCATAGAGTGTGGGTTTGCTTTGGCGTAATTTTTAACTGCTTTTGGTGCTCTACGATCAGAGTTTCCTTCACGTAAAACTGGATTAACAGCTGAACCTAAAATTTTAGAATATTTCCCTTTAATGGCTATTTCATCATCATTCTTTGGTTCTTCAGGGAAATTTGGTAATGCATAACCGTGAGATTGTAATTCTGCAATAGCTGCTTTCAATTGTGGAACTGAGGCAGATACGTTAGGTAATTTTATAATGTTTGCTTCTGGAGTATTTGCTAATTGTCCAAGTTCTGATAAAGCATCTCCTGTTTTTTGATCTTCAGTCAAAAATTCAGGAAAATTTGCTAAAATTCTTCCTGCAAGAGAAATATCTCTAGTTTCAATTTCAATATCTGAAGTTGATGTAAAGGCTTGTACAATAGGTAAAAAAGAATAAGTTGCCAATAGAGGTGCCTCATCTGTAAGCGTGTAAAAAATTTTTGATTTTTGTGTCATTTCTTTATTTTTATAATCTAAATCACGGTTAATAGGAGCTTAATTAAGGTTTAACTTAAAATTAGGCGGACAAATATATGAAAATCAGATGTAATAGAAAGGTAATTTTGTACAGAAAAACAGGAATTTTCAGATTATAACGTGTTATTCTGAATTTGTGATTTTTATCATCCTTTAAATCCTAAATTAGGAATCTAAAGGGGTGAAAATTGCAAAAAAAAAGCCCCAACATTGTTGGGACCTTTATAGGAAAGAGATATTGACTATCTTCTTTTGTCTCTAATTTTTGCTTTTTTACCAGTAAGTTCTCTAAAGTAGAAAATTCTAGCTCTACGTACAGCACCTTTTTTGTTGATTTCAATTTTTTGTAAAGCTGGCAAGTTAACTGGGAAGATACGCTCAACTCCAACTGCACCTGACATTTTACGAATTGTGAAAGTTTCTGTGTTTCCAGAACCTCTTCTTTGAATAACAACTCCTTTAAAAAACTGAGTTCTTGTTTTTTCACCCTCTTTAATTTCGTAGTAAACTGTGATTGTGTCTCCAGCTCCGAATACAGGGAAATCTTTTCTTGTTACAAATTCGTCTTGAACGAATTTCAATAAATCTGCCATGATATTTTTTAATTATGGTTTAAAATTAGGGCAACATTCGCGGTTCTCGCCAGAGGTTGGTCTAATGTGGGCGCAAAATTACAAAAAAAGTCGAAAGTTACAAGTCGAAAGTCGAAAGATTTAAAATATTTTGCTAAATGACTTTAAGACTTTTGACTTTAAGACTCATTTAGTAAATCCGGGCGTCTGTTTTTAGTATGTTCATAGGCCATATCTTCTCGCCATTTATCGATTTTTGCAAAGTTACCACTAGTTAAAACATCAGGAACTTTCCAACCTTTATAATCTGCAGGACGAGTATAAATAGGGCCTGACAATAAATTATCTTGAAAACTATCCGTTAAAGCCGATGTTTCATCACTCAAAACCCCTGGAATTAATCGAATCAACGCATCTGATAAAACTAATGCGCCCAATTCTCCTCCTGACAATACATAATCACCAATTGAGATTTCTTTGGTAATAAAATGATCGCGCACTCTCTGATCTACTCCTTTATAATGACCACAAAGAAT
Above is a window of Flavobacterium sp. 123 DNA encoding:
- a CDS encoding TonB-dependent receptor, producing the protein MFLFIILFSALSCFSQEKFTLSGTISDTNSNETLIGVTVIISELKTGVTTNEYGFYSITIPKGTYTIDISYLGYQPKQEIINLDHNTKNNFKLLADEMALKEVVIKDNKFKSDIRSPEMSINKLSISTIKKMPVVLGEVDILKSILLLPGVTNAGEGASGFNVRGGGADQNLILLDEATIFNSSHVFGFFSVFNPDAIKDLKLYKGGIPSRFGGRASSVLDIYQKDGSSKKFHMNGGIGLIASRFLAEGPIVKDKGSFLIGGRSSYAHLFLKLSKDQKNNTAYFYDLNTKLSYKLNSNNSLYLSGYFGRDVFSLNKSFTNTYGNATLNLRWNHLFSDKLFSNLSLIYSDYYYGLDLDLVGFKWDSGIKNYNIKYDFKNYISDKFKLNYGLNAISYDFNPGTIQPSETDSGINFAQLDKKYAFEPAAYLNIDQEISNKISVSYGLRYSLFYRLGASTINLYADNNPVIFNSDLQIYEKATPIGTKYYEKNKIIQSFNNLEPRFSFSYQLNTNQSVKASYNRMVQYLQLISNTSSPTPLDVWTPSDNFIKPQIADQVALGYFKNFNDGAYSLEIETYYKKIQNRLDYIDGANLIANKAIEQVILNGQLRAYGLEMMFKKNEGRLNGWISYTLSKSEQQTPGRTAIESGINNGKWYNSVYDKLHNIAVTSSYNLNKKWTFGANFALQTGQPVTYPTGQYEYLGITVPSYGLRNENRLPTYHHLDISATLIPKRNYDRNWKGEWVFSIYNLYNRKNAASINFKQNADSGYNEAVKTSIFGIVPAVSYNFKF
- a CDS encoding NADP-dependent isocitrate dehydrogenase → MTQKSKIFYTLTDEAPLLATYSFLPIVQAFTSTSDIEIETRDISLAGRILANFPEFLTEDQKTGDALSELGQLANTPEANIIKLPNVSASVPQLKAAIAELQSHGYALPNFPEEPKNDDEIAIKGKYSKILGSAVNPVLREGNSDRRAPKAVKNYAKANPHSMGAWSSDSKTRVAAMESGDFYGSEKSITVSNPTDVKIEFVAKDGSVTVLKASTPLKAGEIIDSSVMNVNALKSFVAKTIAEAKEKNVLLSVHLKATMMKVSDPIIFGAIVEVYFAAVFEKYATLFNELNIDTRNGLGDVYAKIAGNPKQAEVEAALNQAIENGPALAMVNSEKGITNLHVPSDVIVDASMPAMIRTSGQMYNKEGKRQDTIAIIPDRCYAGVYTATIDFCKKHGAFDPTTMGSVPNVGLMAQKAEEYGSHDKTFQIQGDGKVRVVDTNGTVLMEQTVEAKDIFRMCQAKDAPIQDWVKLAVNRARLSSTPAVFWLDENRAHDRELIEKVTKYLKDHDTTGLDIRILNPIEATNFTLERIIKGLDTISVTGNVLRDYLTDLFPILEVGTSAKMLSIVPLMNGGGLFETGAGGSAPKHVEQFLEEGYLRWDSLGEFLALGASLEHLGQTLNNSKAIVLAETLDVATEKFLANDKSPARKIGQIDIRGSHFYLAMYWAEALAAQSKEPALQTIFAPIAAAFNENEAKINEELIGAQGKPQTIGGYYQPNPELTSKAMRPSGTFNAILAKIA
- the rplS gene encoding 50S ribosomal protein L19, yielding MADLLKFVQDEFVTRKDFPVFGAGDTITVYYEIKEGEKTRTQFFKGVVIQRRGSGNTETFTIRKMSGAVGVERIFPVNLPALQKIEINKKGAVRRARIFYFRELTGKKAKIRDKRR
- the trmD gene encoding tRNA (guanosine(37)-N1)-methyltransferase TrmD gives rise to the protein MRIDIVTVLPELLRSPFEASIMKRAIDKGLVEVHIHNLRDYTTNKQKSVDDYPYGGGAGMVMTVQPIDACITHLKSERSYDEIIYMSPDGETLNQKMANTMSMYENIIILCGHYKGVDQRVRDHFITKEISIGDYVLSGGELGALVLSDALIRLIPGVLSDETSALTDSFQDNLLSGPIYTRPADYKGWKVPDVLTSGNFAKIDKWREDMAYEHTKNRRPDLLNES